Proteins from a single region of Paenibacillus sp. BIHB 4019:
- a CDS encoding bifunctional aldolase/short-chain dehydrogenase — protein sequence MVQSLWNASLAAEVEAGLGELVYRSNIIGADRRVCNWGGGNTSSKTIVKDFRGRDVEVMFVKGSGSDLASMKAGNFTGLRMEDIRPLFERSEMSDEDMVAYLVNCMIDSKHPRASIETLLHAFLPFKHVDHTHPDAIISLCCADNGKAVAKEIFGYRFVWVPYVRPGFTLSKMIAEGVLANPKAELVLMEKHGLVTWGETSEECYAKTIQIISEAEAYIEARVDEAKLFGGVKHEALAADVRRSIAAQVMPTIRGAVSDEKKMILTFDDEADVLQFVGGQSSGVVSQVGAACPDHLVHTKVVPLFVDWTPNADDVEGLKAKLKESIAAYKEQYKAYFERNKHEGDVMFEAAPRVILIPGVGMINTGKSWANSKVSGALYHRAIAVIRGATALGEFVSLSENESYNVEYWPLELYKLSLAPAETEFSRKVAFITGGAGGIGSETARRLVSEGAHVVLADLNLEGAEKVAAEINEKYGENRAIAVKMDVTSEEQVAAAYADTALAYGGVDIIVNNAGLATSSPFDETSLKEWNLNMNVLGTGYFLVAREAFKQMKTQGIGGNMVFIGSKNSVYAGKNASAYSSAKALEAHLARCIAAEGGEFGIRVNTVLPDAILQGSAIWNGSWRNERAAAYGIEPDQLEEYYRKRTTLLVNIYPRDIAEGIAFFASSKSEKTTGCMLTIDGGVPAAFTR from the coding sequence ATGGTACAATCTTTATGGAATGCCTCTCTTGCAGCAGAAGTTGAAGCAGGTTTGGGTGAACTTGTATACCGTTCTAATATTATTGGCGCTGATCGCCGTGTATGTAACTGGGGAGGCGGCAACACTTCCTCCAAAACAATCGTAAAGGACTTCCGCGGCCGTGATGTGGAAGTGATGTTCGTTAAAGGCAGCGGCTCCGACCTTGCGTCCATGAAAGCGGGCAATTTCACTGGCCTTCGCATGGAAGACATTCGTCCATTGTTCGAACGCTCGGAAATGTCTGATGAAGATATGGTAGCGTATCTTGTTAACTGTATGATCGATTCCAAGCATCCGCGCGCTTCTATTGAAACGCTGCTGCATGCGTTCCTGCCGTTCAAGCATGTCGATCACACGCATCCGGATGCGATTATTAGCCTGTGCTGCGCAGACAACGGCAAAGCGGTAGCGAAAGAAATTTTCGGCTACCGTTTCGTCTGGGTTCCTTATGTGCGTCCTGGCTTTACCCTTTCCAAAATGATCGCGGAGGGCGTGCTTGCCAATCCGAAAGCTGAGCTGGTGCTTATGGAGAAGCACGGTCTGGTTACTTGGGGCGAGACGTCAGAGGAATGCTACGCAAAAACAATTCAAATCATCAGCGAGGCAGAGGCTTACATTGAAGCTCGCGTTGATGAAGCGAAGCTGTTTGGCGGCGTAAAGCATGAGGCGCTTGCGGCTGATGTCCGCAGAAGCATTGCGGCACAAGTAATGCCGACGATTCGCGGTGCAGTAAGCGACGAGAAGAAAATGATTTTGACATTCGATGACGAAGCCGATGTGCTGCAATTTGTAGGCGGACAAAGCTCCGGAGTCGTTTCCCAAGTAGGCGCTGCTTGCCCGGATCACCTCGTTCATACGAAGGTCGTTCCACTGTTTGTAGATTGGACGCCTAACGCAGACGATGTAGAAGGCCTTAAAGCGAAGCTGAAAGAAAGCATTGCTGCTTATAAAGAGCAATACAAAGCATATTTTGAACGCAACAAGCATGAAGGCGATGTTATGTTTGAAGCGGCTCCGCGCGTTATTTTAATTCCAGGCGTAGGCATGATCAATACGGGCAAAAGCTGGGCCAATTCCAAAGTCAGCGGCGCGCTTTACCACCGTGCGATTGCGGTTATTAGAGGAGCAACAGCTCTTGGCGAGTTTGTGTCGCTTAGCGAAAATGAGTCCTACAACGTTGAATATTGGCCGCTTGAGCTTTACAAATTGTCGCTTGCTCCAGCTGAAACCGAATTTTCCCGCAAAGTGGCGTTCATTACCGGCGGTGCTGGCGGAATCGGCAGCGAAACAGCTCGCCGCCTCGTTTCTGAAGGCGCGCATGTGGTGCTAGCAGATTTGAATCTTGAAGGCGCTGAGAAGGTAGCGGCGGAAATTAATGAGAAGTATGGCGAAAACCGGGCGATTGCCGTTAAAATGGATGTAACGAGCGAAGAGCAGGTGGCTGCTGCTTATGCCGATACGGCGCTTGCTTATGGCGGCGTTGATATTATCGTCAACAATGCGGGCCTCGCTACATCGAGCCCATTTGATGAAACTTCGCTCAAGGAATGGAACCTGAACATGAACGTGCTGGGAACAGGCTATTTCCTTGTCGCTCGTGAAGCGTTTAAGCAAATGAAAACACAGGGCATCGGCGGCAACATGGTATTTATCGGCTCGAAAAACTCGGTATATGCAGGTAAAAATGCATCGGCTTACAGCTCCGCTAAAGCGCTGGAAGCTCATTTGGCCCGCTGTATTGCAGCTGAGGGCGGCGAATTCGGCATTCGCGTCAACACAGTGCTGCCGGATGCTATTTTGCAAGGCTCGGCGATTTGGAACGGCAGCTGGCGCAATGAGCGCGCAGCAGCTTACGGTATTGAGCCGGATCAGCTGGAAGAGTATTACCGCAAGCGTACGACGCTGCTGGTTAATATTTATCCGCGTGATATTGCCGAAGGCATTGCTTTCTTTGCTTCATCGAAATCGGAGAAGACGACGGGCTGCATGCTGACGATTGACGGCGGCGTACCAGCAGCGTTTACCCGCTAA
- the rhaI gene encoding L-rhamnose isomerase, with amino-acid sequence MSDRAYQLLEEQQKARGINLDAVKEQLKTLKIETPSWGYGDSGTRFKVYQKEGVPRTPFEKIEDAAQVHRYTGLAPSVAIHIPWDKVDDYGKLRSHAENLGLKIGAVNPNLFQEDEYMLGSVTNANEKIRRKATDHLLECVQIAKETGSRDISLWFADGTNYPGQGDIRKRKAWMQESLSEMYRALDPHMRMLIEYKCFEPAFYHTDLADWGMSYNLAMKLGPQAEVLVDTGHHLQGANIEHIVAYLIDEKRLGGFHFNSRKYADDDLIVGTTNPYELFLIFYQILLASKDNDEAIRNNVSNIAYMIDQSHSIEQKIPAMLRSVLNVQTQFAKALLINHDEVADAQNRDDVLGAEDAVRKAFEFDVTPLLHAVRQEQGLPLDPMRAYLDSSYGKDILARGKGGASW; translated from the coding sequence ATGTCCGATCGCGCGTATCAGCTATTGGAAGAACAGCAGAAGGCCAGAGGTATTAATTTGGATGCCGTCAAAGAGCAATTGAAAACGCTTAAAATTGAAACGCCTTCATGGGGCTATGGCGATTCAGGTACGCGCTTCAAGGTTTATCAGAAGGAAGGCGTTCCACGCACGCCATTTGAGAAAATCGAAGATGCAGCGCAGGTTCACCGTTATACAGGCCTAGCGCCATCGGTTGCGATTCATATTCCTTGGGACAAAGTGGACGATTACGGCAAGCTGAGAAGCCATGCAGAAAATCTCGGCCTCAAGATTGGTGCGGTTAATCCGAATTTATTCCAAGAAGATGAATACATGCTCGGAAGCGTGACGAATGCGAATGAAAAAATTCGCCGCAAAGCGACGGATCATTTGCTGGAATGCGTGCAGATTGCGAAAGAAACAGGCTCGCGCGATATTAGCTTATGGTTCGCAGACGGCACCAACTATCCGGGCCAAGGCGATATCCGCAAGCGTAAAGCATGGATGCAGGAATCGCTTTCCGAAATGTACCGTGCACTTGATCCCCATATGCGGATGTTGATTGAATATAAATGCTTTGAGCCTGCTTTCTATCATACCGATCTGGCAGATTGGGGCATGTCGTATAATTTGGCAATGAAGCTGGGGCCACAGGCAGAAGTGCTTGTTGATACGGGGCATCATCTGCAAGGCGCGAACATTGAACATATCGTCGCTTACCTGATTGACGAGAAGCGTCTGGGCGGCTTCCACTTTAACAGCCGTAAATATGCCGATGATGATCTCATCGTCGGAACGACGAACCCTTATGAGCTGTTCCTGATTTTCTATCAAATTTTGCTAGCTAGCAAAGATAATGATGAAGCGATTCGCAACAACGTCAGCAATATTGCGTATATGATTGACCAATCGCACAGCATTGAACAGAAAATTCCGGCGATGCTGCGCTCGGTACTCAACGTACAGACGCAATTCGCGAAAGCGCTGCTGATCAACCACGATGAAGTAGCAGATGCGCAAAACAGAGATGATGTGCTTGGCGCTGAAGACGCCGTTCGCAAAGCGTTTGAATTCGACGTAACGCCGCTGCTGCATGCCGTTCGCCAGGAGCAAGGCTTGCCGCTTGATCCAATGCGCGCGTATTTGGACAGCAGCTATGGCAAGGATATTCTAGCGAGAGGCAAGGGCGGTGCCAGCTGGTGA
- the gmk gene encoding guanylate kinase, producing the protein MNKGLLIVLSGPSGVGKGTVCSVLRKKMPNLVYSVSATTRLPRQGEVDGVNYFFKTREQFQEMMARDALLEHAEYVGNCYGTPRDFVERTLAGGQDVILEIEVQGALKVKEKFPEGVFIFLVPPSLDELKQRITGRGTETQDTINHRMTVAEEEMNLLSHYDYAVVNDEIEAACYRIESILTAEHCKASKYLAELGELPAAIEKA; encoded by the coding sequence ATGAATAAGGGATTGTTAATTGTATTGTCCGGTCCATCCGGCGTAGGTAAAGGGACGGTTTGCTCCGTTCTGCGGAAAAAGATGCCTAATCTCGTATACTCTGTTTCGGCGACAACTCGTTTGCCGCGGCAAGGGGAAGTTGATGGCGTAAACTATTTTTTTAAGACCCGAGAGCAGTTTCAGGAAATGATGGCTCGTGATGCCTTGCTGGAGCATGCGGAGTATGTCGGCAATTGCTACGGCACGCCGCGCGATTTCGTTGAACGGACACTGGCAGGCGGTCAGGACGTCATTTTGGAAATTGAAGTTCAAGGCGCATTGAAGGTTAAGGAAAAGTTTCCGGAAGGCGTGTTTATTTTCCTCGTGCCGCCATCTTTGGATGAGCTGAAGCAGCGCATTACAGGGCGTGGCACGGAGACGCAGGACACGATTAACCACCGGATGACGGTGGCGGAAGAAGAGATGAATCTGCTCAGCCACTATGATTATGCGGTCGTGAACGATGAGATTGAGGCGGCTTGTTACCGGATTGAGAGCATCCTTACCGCCGAGCATTGCAAGGCAAGCAAATATTTAGCGGAGCTGGGCGAGCTGCCAGCTGCAATCGAGAAAGCCTAA
- a CDS encoding LutB/LldF family L-lactate oxidation iron-sulfur protein: MSAPAGTKVPPTVKGRADLALNDEFLRKAVKFTTERLRNGKHAATAEHGNWEDWRERGRQIRLHTIAHLDYYLNLFADNARANGVHVHFASTAAEAVKVSLAIAKQVKAKSVVKSKSMVTEELHLNHALEELGIEAIETDLGEYIIQLAGETPSHIIIPAIHKNRFQIAELLSKEAGETLEADTTILAGFVRKKLREKFLEADIGMTGCNFAIAETGSMVLFENEGNARMVTTVPKTQITLMGMERIIPSWSDLEVMATLLPRSATGQKLTMYMSGITGPRRDVDADGPDEMHIIIVDNGRSNQLGDPEFQELLNCIRCGACLNACPVYRHIGGHAYGGTYSGPIGAVLTPALQKNVGDWDDIANASSLCGACYEACPVKIPLHEMLIYLRRRKQEGGHRDLAEAGGMKGFSAIMGNSGRFKGVIKLGKLGQRLVSRNGEIRLKLGPLKGWNSYRVTPSLPKQSFRDKWGTLEEELRHGLNELSPDARSRMEQLVRNREQNGGGHGHG, translated from the coding sequence ATGAGTGCACCAGCAGGAACGAAAGTGCCGCCGACGGTCAAAGGCCGGGCAGATCTGGCGTTAAATGACGAGTTTTTGCGCAAGGCCGTTAAATTTACGACAGAGCGTCTGCGCAACGGCAAGCATGCGGCTACAGCCGAGCATGGCAACTGGGAAGATTGGCGCGAACGCGGACGGCAAATTCGGCTGCATACGATTGCCCATCTGGACTATTATTTAAACTTGTTCGCTGACAATGCGCGGGCGAATGGGGTTCATGTGCATTTTGCTTCGACAGCGGCCGAGGCGGTGAAAGTATCTCTGGCGATCGCCAAGCAAGTAAAGGCCAAATCAGTCGTAAAGTCCAAGTCGATGGTAACGGAAGAGCTGCATCTCAATCATGCGCTGGAAGAGCTCGGAATCGAAGCGATCGAAACCGATTTGGGCGAGTATATTATTCAGCTTGCTGGCGAGACGCCCTCGCATATTATTATTCCGGCTATTCACAAAAACCGTTTTCAGATCGCGGAGCTGCTGTCCAAGGAAGCGGGCGAGACGCTTGAAGCGGATACGACGATATTGGCGGGCTTCGTCCGCAAAAAGCTGCGGGAGAAGTTTCTTGAAGCCGACATTGGCATGACGGGCTGTAATTTTGCGATTGCGGAAACCGGATCGATGGTATTGTTTGAAAATGAAGGCAATGCGCGTATGGTGACGACGGTGCCGAAAACGCAAATTACGCTTATGGGCATGGAACGGATTATACCTTCCTGGTCGGATCTTGAAGTGATGGCGACGCTTCTGCCAAGGTCAGCGACCGGGCAGAAGCTGACGATGTATATGTCCGGCATTACGGGACCCCGCCGCGATGTGGACGCTGATGGGCCTGATGAAATGCACATTATTATCGTAGATAATGGGCGTTCCAACCAGCTTGGCGACCCTGAGTTTCAGGAGCTGCTCAATTGTATTCGCTGCGGTGCCTGCCTCAATGCTTGCCCGGTATACCGTCACATTGGCGGTCATGCTTATGGCGGGACGTACAGCGGACCTATTGGCGCGGTGCTCACGCCCGCGCTCCAAAAAAACGTCGGCGACTGGGACGATATCGCCAACGCCTCCAGCCTTTGCGGCGCCTGTTACGAAGCATGTCCGGTCAAAATCCCGCTGCATGAAATGCTCATCTATTTGCGCAGACGCAAGCAAGAGGGCGGGCATCGCGATTTGGCAGAAGCGGGCGGCATGAAAGGATTTTCGGCCATTATGGGCAATTCGGGCCGCTTCAAGGGCGTAATTAAACTAGGCAAGCTGGGACAGCGGCTCGTTTCACGCAATGGCGAAATCCGGCTTAAGCTGGGGCCGCTGAAGGGCTGGAACAGCTACCGCGTTACGCCAAGCCTGCCGAAGCAGTCGTTCCGCGATAAATGGGGCACGCTCGAAGAGGAGCTTCGCCATGGTCTGAATGAGCTGAGCCCAGATGCGCGCAGCCGGATGGAGCAGCTCGTTCGCAATAGAGAGCAAAATGGAGGAGGGCATGGGCATGGCTGA
- a CDS encoding DUF370 domain-containing protein — protein MAIKLINIGFGNIVSANRIISIVSPESAPIKRIIQEARDRHMLIDATYGRRTRAVIITDSDHVILSAVQPETVAHRLSTKDDDNDE, from the coding sequence TTGGCTATTAAACTAATTAATATTGGCTTTGGCAACATTGTGTCAGCCAACCGCATTATTTCAATCGTGAGCCCCGAATCGGCGCCGATTAAGCGGATTATCCAGGAAGCGCGCGACCGTCATATGCTTATTGACGCCACATATGGAAGACGTACGCGAGCGGTAATTATTACGGACAGCGACCACGTTATTCTATCAGCAGTACAGCCGGAGACGGTAGCACACCGTCTTTCCACTAAGGATGACGATAACGACGAATAG
- a CDS encoding rhamnulokinase family protein, whose protein sequence is MTILAYDLGASSGRALLGRLVNNKIEVEEIHRFSNDPVQVGERLHWDVLRLYYEIKQGLVKAKQLKVEPQSIGIDTWAVDFGLIGSSGELLGNPYHYRDRHTDGMMEKVFTAIPQTDIFERTGIQFLSFNTIYQLAAMQQNGSPLLREAQHFLMIPDLLRYYLTGDMLNEFSNATTTQLFNPLTGDWDGELIERLGLNRGMFGQVVQPGADAGRIRPSVSAELGVGNIPVIAVAEHDTGSAVAAVPALQRPFAYLSCGTWSLMGTEVERPVINETAYRLNFTNEGGVDGTFRLLKNIMGLWIVQELKREWDQAGHGQSFAELVKLAGEAKPFTAFIDPDAAVFLPPGGMEARIRAYCELTGQQLDRSPGAIVRCVLESLALKYRYVLELTEQLSEQQFNGLHMVGGGIQNKLLCQWTANAIGKPVWAGPVEGSAIGNMIVQWIARGELADIWEARKVIRDSFEVEHYEPTEQQAWQDAYGRFTQVTGL, encoded by the coding sequence GTGACCATTCTTGCTTACGATTTAGGGGCGAGCAGCGGAAGAGCGCTGCTTGGCCGCCTCGTTAACAACAAAATCGAAGTGGAAGAAATACATCGGTTCTCGAATGATCCGGTACAAGTGGGAGAGCGTCTGCATTGGGACGTTCTTCGCTTGTATTATGAGATCAAACAAGGCTTGGTTAAAGCCAAGCAGTTGAAGGTAGAGCCGCAAAGCATCGGCATTGATACGTGGGCTGTAGATTTTGGCCTTATTGGAAGCAGCGGCGAGCTGCTCGGAAACCCTTATCATTACCGCGACCGTCATACGGATGGGATGATGGAGAAGGTGTTTACAGCGATTCCGCAGACGGATATTTTCGAGAGGACGGGCATTCAGTTTTTAAGCTTTAATACGATATATCAGCTCGCTGCAATGCAGCAAAATGGATCGCCGCTGCTGCGTGAAGCCCAGCATTTTCTCATGATTCCAGATTTGCTGCGGTATTATTTGACGGGCGATATGCTTAATGAGTTTTCCAATGCGACAACGACCCAGCTGTTCAATCCGCTAACCGGTGATTGGGATGGCGAACTGATTGAACGTCTTGGATTAAATCGCGGCATGTTTGGCCAGGTCGTTCAACCAGGAGCGGACGCTGGCCGTATTCGTCCTTCCGTAAGCGCCGAGCTTGGCGTTGGGAATATTCCGGTTATCGCCGTTGCCGAGCATGATACAGGTTCTGCGGTTGCAGCGGTGCCAGCGCTTCAGCGTCCATTCGCGTATTTGAGCTGCGGCACTTGGTCGCTGATGGGGACAGAAGTAGAGCGTCCAGTCATTAACGAGACAGCTTACCGGCTGAACTTTACGAATGAAGGTGGCGTAGACGGTACGTTCCGCCTGCTCAAAAACATTATGGGCCTCTGGATCGTCCAGGAACTGAAGCGCGAATGGGATCAAGCGGGGCACGGCCAATCCTTTGCAGAGCTTGTCAAACTGGCGGGAGAAGCGAAGCCTTTCACCGCTTTCATCGATCCCGACGCTGCGGTATTTTTGCCGCCAGGCGGCATGGAAGCGCGCATTCGCGCCTATTGCGAGTTGACGGGGCAGCAGCTTGATCGCAGTCCGGGCGCAATTGTGCGTTGTGTATTGGAGAGCCTCGCGTTAAAATATCGTTATGTGCTGGAATTAACCGAGCAGCTTTCCGAGCAGCAGTTTAACGGTCTGCATATGGTAGGCGGCGGCATCCAGAATAAGCTGCTATGCCAGTGGACGGCTAATGCCATCGGCAAGCCGGTATGGGCAGGTCCGGTTGAAGGCAGCGCAATCGGCAATATGATTGTGCAATGGATTGCCCGCGGCGAGCTGGCCGATATATGGGAAGCGCGCAAAGTGATTCGGGATTCCTTCGAGGTGGAGCATTACGAGCCTACGGAGCAGCAAGCATGGCAGGACGCTTACGGCCGGTTTACACAGGTGACGGGGCTGTAG
- a CDS encoding sensory rhodopsin transducer: MYKAQGEKHWFIPDGYIPETSSGSLPSHESICVLNTSSEEALLRITIFFEDRDPMTDILVVIPARRTKHVRTSSLGKNGAPIPIGVPYAIELQSDIPVIVQYSRLDSTQAENALMSTMGYPIK, translated from the coding sequence ATGTATAAAGCTCAGGGAGAAAAGCATTGGTTTATACCGGACGGCTACATTCCGGAGACGAGCTCCGGCTCGCTGCCCAGCCATGAGTCCATTTGTGTGCTGAATACATCGTCGGAAGAAGCGCTGCTGCGGATTACGATCTTTTTCGAAGACCGCGACCCTATGACCGATATTCTTGTGGTGATTCCTGCCAGACGTACGAAGCATGTCCGCACCAGCTCCTTAGGCAAAAACGGGGCGCCGATTCCAATCGGCGTTCCATATGCCATCGAGCTGCAAAGCGACATTCCGGTCATTGTACAGTACAGCAGGCTGGATTCAACGCAAGCGGAAAATGCATTAATGTCAACGATGGGCTATCCGATTAAATAA
- a CDS encoding (Fe-S)-binding protein translates to MKVSLFITCLSDAMYPRVGEAMVRLLAKYGVRLDFPTVQTCCGQPAFNSGYWKEARESAKTILDAFEDSDFVISPSGSCTGMIHHYPKLFENDPIMLARANKLQQKSYEFTQFLVQVLGVKDVGAVYPHKVTYHPSCHGSRLLGIKEEPMELMRHVKGMELVPLPFAEDCCGFGGTFAVKMADISGALVTEKADHVLETEAEVLVGLDLACLMNIAGNLRYRNEPVKVMHLAELLYEGVKQA, encoded by the coding sequence GTGAAAGTATCCTTATTTATAACATGTTTAAGTGACGCGATGTATCCTAGAGTCGGCGAAGCGATGGTTCGGCTGCTGGCGAAATACGGCGTACGGCTTGATTTTCCGACGGTGCAAACCTGCTGCGGCCAGCCAGCCTTCAACAGCGGCTATTGGAAGGAAGCGCGGGAATCAGCGAAGACGATTTTGGATGCTTTTGAGGACAGCGATTTTGTCATTTCGCCTTCCGGCTCCTGCACAGGGATGATTCATCATTATCCGAAGCTGTTTGAAAATGACCCCATTATGCTTGCGCGGGCGAATAAGCTTCAGCAGAAGTCTTATGAATTCACCCAGTTTCTCGTTCAGGTGCTAGGGGTGAAGGATGTAGGCGCGGTGTACCCGCACAAGGTGACCTATCATCCATCGTGCCACGGCAGCCGCCTGCTTGGCATTAAGGAAGAGCCGATGGAACTGATGCGGCATGTCAAAGGGATGGAGCTTGTACCGCTGCCGTTCGCAGAGGACTGCTGCGGGTTCGGGGGGACGTTCGCCGTCAAGATGGCGGACATATCGGGCGCATTGGTGACGGAGAAGGCGGACCATGTGCTGGAGACGGAAGCAGAGGTGCTCGTCGGTCTTGATCTCGCCTGTCTGATGAATATCGCGGGAAATTTGCGCTACCGCAATGAACCCGTGAAAGTGATGCATTTGGCTGAGCTATTGTATGAAGGGGTGAAGCAGGCATGA
- a CDS encoding DeoR/GlpR family DNA-binding transcription regulator, whose amino-acid sequence MLVAERYEKIVQLVNDRGSIRVSELSELCGVTEETIRRDLDRLEQAGKLRRSHGGAVNVKDQQPETPFTEREITHAEEKRQIAQEAIKLIKPKDRIVLDASTTAWYMASHLPDIPLTVLTNSIKVALELSTKEKIEVISTGGLLASRSLSYVGPLAERSLDAYYVDKLFLSCKGVHLERGISESSELQARIKLKMIGIADQVVLLADSSKFGVQAFTQVAELSDVHSIITDKRIGEDTVAELKARSMDLTIV is encoded by the coding sequence ATGCTGGTTGCGGAGCGTTATGAAAAAATCGTACAGCTGGTGAATGACAGAGGCAGTATAAGAGTGTCCGAGCTCAGCGAGCTATGCGGCGTAACGGAGGAAACGATACGGCGCGATTTGGATCGCTTGGAGCAGGCAGGCAAGCTGCGGCGTTCGCACGGCGGCGCGGTGAACGTGAAGGATCAGCAGCCGGAGACGCCCTTTACCGAGCGGGAAATTACCCATGCGGAGGAAAAACGGCAAATTGCACAGGAAGCGATTAAGCTTATTAAGCCGAAGGACCGGATCGTACTCGATGCCAGCACGACGGCTTGGTATATGGCTTCGCATTTGCCGGATATCCCGTTGACGGTATTAACCAATTCCATTAAGGTCGCGCTGGAGCTGAGCACGAAGGAGAAGATTGAGGTTATCTCCACAGGCGGGCTGCTCGCTTCACGCTCGCTGTCCTACGTTGGGCCGTTGGCGGAACGCTCGCTTGATGCCTATTACGTCGATAAGCTATTTTTATCATGCAAGGGCGTACATTTAGAGCGGGGGATCAGCGAGTCGAGCGAGCTGCAGGCGCGTATTAAGCTGAAAATGATCGGCATTGCCGATCAGGTCGTACTGCTGGCTGATTCCAGCAAGTTCGGCGTACAAGCTTTTACGCAGGTAGCAGAGCTGAGTGATGTCCATTCTATTATTACAGACAAACGGATTGGTGAGGATACCGTTGCCGAGCTGAAAGCAAGGTCAATGGATTTGACGATTGTGTAA
- the rpoZ gene encoding DNA-directed RNA polymerase subunit omega, translated as MLYPSIDEMVKKVDSKYSLVVAASRRARMLRNGEKSELKSPRSAKFVGVALEEIYGDIVVVESKEPIED; from the coding sequence ATGTTATACCCTTCTATTGATGAAATGGTTAAGAAAGTCGACAGCAAATACTCGCTAGTCGTTGCAGCATCCAGACGCGCGCGCATGCTGCGCAATGGGGAAAAATCCGAGCTTAAATCGCCAAGATCGGCGAAATTTGTCGGTGTAGCGCTTGAAGAGATTTACGGCGATATCGTTGTCGTAGAATCGAAAGAACCGATTGAAGACTAG